A DNA window from Bradyrhizobium sp. CCBAU 53421 contains the following coding sequences:
- a CDS encoding LysR family transcriptional regulator has product MIDKLELLLALAKERHFGRAAEACGVTQPTMSTSLKQLEEILGVMLVQRGSRFQGFTPEGERTLDWARRIVGDARAMKQEINSLKDKLSGEIRIAAIPTALGMVASLTTPFRARHPDVRFRIQSCTSADVLGLLENLEVDAGLTYIENEPIGKVRTIPLYNESYRLLTAPDAMFGDRKQVTWKEVGTVPLCLLTPDMQNRRIIDRALTSVGAEATPTLTSNSLLVLYTHVKTGRWASVMPAKLAETLGLADAVRSIPIVDPVVDYSIGLVIPQRDPMTPLIAALVQVAREVAPKLESA; this is encoded by the coding sequence TTGATCGACAAGCTGGAACTTCTGCTGGCGCTGGCCAAGGAGCGGCATTTCGGCCGGGCTGCGGAGGCCTGCGGCGTCACCCAGCCGACCATGTCGACCAGCCTCAAGCAGCTCGAGGAGATCCTCGGCGTCATGCTGGTGCAGCGGGGATCGCGTTTTCAGGGGTTCACGCCCGAGGGCGAGCGGACGCTGGACTGGGCGCGGCGCATCGTCGGCGATGCGCGGGCGATGAAGCAGGAGATCAACAGCCTCAAGGACAAGCTGTCGGGCGAGATCCGGATCGCGGCGATCCCGACCGCGCTCGGCATGGTGGCCTCGCTCACCACGCCGTTCCGGGCGCGGCATCCCGATGTACGGTTCCGCATCCAGTCGTGCACGTCCGCCGACGTGCTCGGTCTGCTTGAAAATCTCGAGGTCGATGCCGGGCTGACCTACATCGAGAACGAGCCGATCGGCAAGGTTCGCACCATCCCGCTCTACAACGAGAGCTATCGCCTGCTGACGGCGCCGGATGCGATGTTCGGCGACCGCAAGCAGGTGACGTGGAAGGAAGTCGGCACCGTGCCGCTGTGCCTGCTGACGCCCGACATGCAGAACCGCCGCATCATCGATCGCGCGCTGACCTCGGTCGGTGCGGAGGCGACGCCGACGCTGACGTCGAACTCGCTGCTGGTGCTCTACACTCACGTGAAGACCGGACGCTGGGCCAGCGTGATGCCCGCCAAGCTTGCCGAGACGCTTGGCCTTGCCGACGCGGTGCGCAGCATTCCGATCGTCGATCCGGTGGTGGACTACAGCATCGGCCTCGTGATCCCGCAGCGTGATCCGATGACGCCCTTGATCGCGGCCCTGGTGCAGGTCGCGCGCGAGGTCGCGCCGAAGCTCGAGAGCGCTTAA
- a CDS encoding formate dehydrogenase subunit gamma, which yields MTVGYEPWDTARGAEIIAEHAGLEGATLVILHALQEAFGYVPQPAIPMVAEALNLSRAEVHGVFTFYHDFRKEPAGRHVLKLCRAEACQAAGGDALAARAEAKLGVSLGNTTADERVTLEPIYCLGLCATAPSAMLDGRVVGRLDEARIDALVAEAQR from the coding sequence ATGACGGTGGGATACGAACCTTGGGACACGGCGCGCGGCGCTGAAATCATCGCCGAGCATGCCGGGCTGGAAGGCGCCACGCTGGTGATCCTGCACGCGCTGCAGGAGGCCTTCGGCTACGTGCCGCAGCCTGCGATCCCGATGGTCGCCGAGGCGCTTAACCTGTCGCGCGCCGAGGTGCACGGCGTATTCACCTTCTATCACGACTTCCGCAAGGAGCCCGCCGGACGCCACGTCCTCAAGCTGTGCCGCGCCGAGGCCTGCCAGGCCGCCGGCGGCGATGCGCTTGCGGCGCGCGCTGAGGCCAAGCTCGGCGTATCCCTGGGCAATACCACCGCGGACGAGCGGGTGACGCTGGAGCCGATCTACTGCCTCGGGCTGTGCGCCACCGCGCCCTCGGCGATGCTGGATGGCCGCGTGGTCGGCCGGCTCGACGAAGCGCGCATCGATGCGCTGGTCGCGGAGGCACAGCGATGA